The window TGCCGGTCCAGTTCAACAAGGCCATCGTTGGCAAGAACGCCTTCCTGCACGAGTCCGGCATCCACCAGGACGGCGTGCTTAAAGAGCGGGCCACCTACGAGATTATCTGCCCGACCATGGTCGGCATAACCCGGACCAACCTGGTGCTCGGCAAGCACTCCGGGCGCCACGCTTTTCGCCAGCGCCTGACCGAGTTGGGCTTTGAACTGCACGAGGAAGAACTGAACAGGGCCTTCGTCCGGTTCAAGGAGTTGGCCGACTCAAAGAAGCAGATCACCGACGAGGACCTGGAGGCGATCCTGGACGAGACCATCCGCCAGGTGCCGGCGACCTACGAACTCGACTACCTGCACGTGTTCAGCGGGACTACGGTCAAGCCGACGGCGGTGATCGGCCTTTTGATCGACGGCCAGTTCGTCCAGGAGGCGGCCTGCGGCAACGGTCCGGTGGACGCGACCTATAAGGCCATCGAGAAGGCCACCGGGCGTAAATACTCCCTGGTCAGCTACGTGATCGACGCTGTGACCGGCGGCACCGACGCCCTGGCGAACGTGACCCTGAAAATGCGCGACGATGACCACCGGGTGTACACCGGCCGCGGCGTTTCCGCCGACGTGCTCGAAGCCAGCGCCCGGGCCTACGTCAACATAATGAACAAAATAGTGTACGATGAGAGGACGCGCAAACACGAATAGCGATGAAAGTCAGGGAAAGTAAAAAGGGGCCTGGCCCCTTTTTGGAGGTTGTTGCTTTTGGGTATGACCATCACTGAAAAGATTCTGGCCCGCGCCGCCGGCCGCGACCGCGTGGCGCCCGGAGAACTGATCTCCGCCCGGGTGGACGCCGTCCTCGGCAACGACATCACCGCGCCGCTTGCCATCCGCGAATTCGAGAAGATCGGGGTCGAGCGGGTGTTCGACAAGGACCGGGTGTACCTGGTGCCCGACCACTTTACGCCCAACAAGGACATCAAGTCGGCCGAGCAGGCCAAGGAGATGCGGGAGTTCGCCCGCCGCCAGGGCCTGACCTACTACTTCGAGGTCGGGCGCATGGGCATCGAGCACTGCCTCCTGCCCGAACAGGGCCTGGTGGGCCCGGGCGACGTGATCATCGGGGCCGACTCGCACACCTGCACCTACGGCGCGCTGGGCGCCTTCGCCACCGGTGTCGGTTCCACCGATCTGGCCGCGGCCATGGCCCTGGGCGAGACCTGGTTCAAAGTGCCCGAGTCGGTCAAGTTCGTCTACGAGGGCGAGCTGCCCGAATGGGTGGGCGGCAAGGACCTGATCCTTTACACCATCGGCGACATCGGCGTGGAGGGCGCGCTCTACCAGGCCATGGAGTTCACCGGACCGGCCATCGCGAACCTTTCCATGGACGGGCGGTTCACCATGGCGAACATGGCCATCGAGGCCGGGGCGAAGAACGGGATCATCGCGCCGGACATCCGGACCCTGGAGTATGTGCAGGGCCGGACCATCCGCCCCTTCGAGCTGTTTGCCAGCGATCCGGACGCCGTCTACGCGCGGACGATCACCTACGATGTTTCGAAAATCGAACCCCAGGTGGCCTTCCCGCACTCGCCGGACAACACCCGGCCGGTGACCGAGGCCGGCCGCGTGGAAATTGACCAGGTGGTCATCGGCTCATGCACCAACGGCCGCATGGAAGACCTGCGGCTCGCGGCCAGGGTGCTGGAGCGCCGCCGGGTGCACGCAGGCGTGCGCCTGATCGTCATCCCCGGCACCCAGGAGATCTACCGCCAGGCGATGGAGGAGGGCCTCCTGGCTATATTCATACAGGCGGGCGCGGCGGTGAGCACCCCCACCTGCGGCCCGTGCCTGGGCGGCCACATGGGCGTGCTGGCCCGCGGCGAGCGGGCGGTGGCCACCACCAACCGTAACTTTGTGGGCCGCATGGGCCACCCCGAAAGCGAAGTGTACCTGACCAACCCGGCAGTGGCGGCCGCCTCGGCGGTTCTCGGCCGCATTGCCCATCCCGGAGAGGTGGTATAGAGATGCATCTGGAGGGCAGCGCCTGGAAATTCGGCGACAACATCGACACCGACGTCATCATCCCGGCCCGCTACCTGAACACCTCCGACCCGGCCGAGCTGGCCAAGCACTGCATGGAGGGCGCCGACCCGGCGTTTGCCGGCAAGGTGCAGCCCGGCGACATCATCATCGGCGGCAACAACTTCGGCTGCGGCAGCTCGCGCGAGCACGCGCCGCTGGCTATCAAGGGGGCCGGGGTGTCCTGCGTGATCGCCCGGACCTTCGCCCGCATTTTCTACCGGAACGCCTTCAACATCGGCCTGCCGATCCTGGAGTGCCCGGCGGCCGTCGAGGGCATCCGGACCGGCGACCGGGTGGCGGTGGACGCCGCCGCCGGCAAGATCAAAAACCTGTCCACCGGCGCCGAGTTCGAAGCCAAGCCGATCCCCCCGTTCATGCGAGAAATTATCGCCGCCGGGGGACTGATCGAGCACGTGAAGCGGAAAGTCGCCAAGTAGCATAAACTACCAGGAAGTAAGGAGCGTCACCGACGTGAGCGCAATCCAGATCTACGATACCACCCTCCGCGACGGCACCCAGGGCGAGGGCGTCGCCTTCTCGGTGGAAGACAAGATCAAAATCACCCGCCGGCTGGACCGGATGGGCTTTCACTACGTGGAAGGGGGCTGGCCGGGCTCGAACCCCAAGGACCTGGAGTTCTTCCGGCAGATTAGAAACGAGCGTTTCC is drawn from Candidatus Desulforudis audaxviator MP104C and contains these coding sequences:
- the leuC gene encoding 3-isopropylmalate dehydratase large subunit, which encodes MGMTITEKILARAAGRDRVAPGELISARVDAVLGNDITAPLAIREFEKIGVERVFDKDRVYLVPDHFTPNKDIKSAEQAKEMREFARRQGLTYYFEVGRMGIEHCLLPEQGLVGPGDVIIGADSHTCTYGALGAFATGVGSTDLAAAMALGETWFKVPESVKFVYEGELPEWVGGKDLILYTIGDIGVEGALYQAMEFTGPAIANLSMDGRFTMANMAIEAGAKNGIIAPDIRTLEYVQGRTIRPFELFASDPDAVYARTITYDVSKIEPQVAFPHSPDNTRPVTEAGRVEIDQVVIGSCTNGRMEDLRLAARVLERRRVHAGVRLIVIPGTQEIYRQAMEEGLLAIFIQAGAAVSTPTCGPCLGGHMGVLARGERAVATTNRNFVGRMGHPESEVYLTNPAVAAASAVLGRIAHPGEVV